In the genome of Crinalium epipsammum PCC 9333, the window TCTTAATAAACTAGGACATGGTGGAGAAAAGACCGACCAAGAAATTTACCTAACAGGTAAATATTTTCGTGATTTACCTATTCATTTACAAGAGCGAGTTGAAGATACTCAGCTTACTCTTTATATCATTGATTCTAAAGCTCCCCAAAGAGCAAAACTGGATATTTTTGAGAGAGTCAACAGTGGTGAACCTCTAGCGCGTCAACAAATGCGTAATTGCCTATTTAATGGATCTGCAACTCGGTGGCTTGCTAAAGCTGCTGAGAGCCAAGCATTTCTTAAGGCAACTGGTAATAGTCTCAGTAAGAAAACCATGCGTGATCGAGAAGCAATTAATCGTTTTTGTGCATTTCGACTGTTGGACATAGAACAGTACAAAAGCGATATGGATGATTTTTTGGCAAAATCATTAGAAAAAATGAATACTTTTTCAGAAAATAAGCTAGAAGATTTAACTCAAGAATTTCAAAATTCAATGGAGGTAAATTATTTGCTTTTTGGCAAACACTCATTCCGAAAATCTCTAGCTTATGAGCCTGAACCTGAAAATCGACAGGTACTAAACATAGCATTATTTGATTGCTGTTCAGTTTTGCTTGCAAATTTAAATTACGGGATTGTTACAGAGAGAAAAAAATTATTAAAAGAGGTAGTTAAGGATTTGGTCAGAAATGAAGATTTTTTACAAGCTATTACTGTTTCAACCAATAGTTCAAAACAAGTGAAATCCCGATTTCAAATGATGGAAGTTGTTATTAAAAAGGTATTTTGTTAATGTTAACAGGACTTAAAATTGTCAATTTTAAATGTTTTAATTCTCTCTCATTACCGTTAGCTCCTATGACATTACTAACAGGATTCAATGCCGCAGGTAAGTCAACAGCTTTACAGAGTCTTTTGTTACTTACTCAAACGTTGCGGTCTAATAACAGAGCAACAAAGTTGAACTTAAATAGTTCGCTTGTCCGTTTAGGAACACTGGGCGAGGTGTTAAATTCTGGAAAGCCTAATGTCATGTTTTCTGTTGAAGATGACATTACTGAAATTGCATGGAGTTTGCAGGCGCAAGACGCTGCTCTACAAATTCAAAACCTCAAAATCAAAAGTGTTGAGGGGACAAACGAATATAGCGATAGCGATATTAAAACTTTGGATATGCTTTTGCCCTCTGGGTCTGCTACTGAAGCAGTGCAATTAATGGAAAGATTACGTGAAATCATTTTTCTAAGTGCAGTCAGAATCGGAACGGCTGAAGTATTTCCTGCCCCTGAAGAAGGAGCTCTAGTTCATGCTAATGTTGGAGTTCAGGGTGAATTTGCACCTTGGTGGTTTGAGCAATCTCTTGATGACGACGTTGATGAGTTACGTCGTAATCCATCTGACAAAGCAGCAATTTTACGTCGTCAATTCAACGCTTGGGCAAGCCAGCTTTTTTTAGGAGCCCAAGCAAATGCACAAACTATAACAAAAACCAGTTTAGTGCGCCTTGAAATGCGAATGGGAGACCTTAGTGATTGGCGAAGACTTTCAAATATTGGTTATGGACTGACGTATGCTTTTCCTGTAATTGTGGCAGGACTACTCGCAAAACCTCAACAGATTTTGATCAT includes:
- a CDS encoding DUF262 domain-containing protein, which translates into the protein MNDNVESIPQENEKIEGLEELESVGWGEYPLDSVFVRTEQRTLGEVVKRIKNNRYILNPDFQRGFVWSPKQQSRLIESCLMRIPLPVFYVAEADDGRIIIVDGLQRLTTFYEYLNNDFALNKLGHGGEKTDQEIYLTGKYFRDLPIHLQERVEDTQLTLYIIDSKAPQRAKLDIFERVNSGEPLARQQMRNCLFNGSATRWLAKAAESQAFLKATGNSLSKKTMRDREAINRFCAFRLLDIEQYKSDMDDFLAKSLEKMNTFSENKLEDLTQEFQNSMEVNYLLFGKHSFRKSLAYEPEPENRQVLNIALFDCCSVLLANLNYGIVTERKKLLKEVVKDLVRNEDFLQAITVSTNSSKQVKSRFQMMEVVIKKVFC
- a CDS encoding AAA family ATPase — protein: MLTGLKIVNFKCFNSLSLPLAPMTLLTGFNAAGKSTALQSLLLLTQTLRSNNRATKLNLNSSLVRLGTLGEVLNSGKPNVMFSVEDDITEIAWSLQAQDAALQIQNLKIKSVEGTNEYSDSDIKTLDMLLPSGSATEAVQLMERLREIIFLSAVRIGTAEVFPAPEEGALVHANVGVQGEFAPWWFEQSLDDDVDELRRNPSDKAAILRRQFNAWASQLFLGAQANAQTITKTSLVRLEMRMGDLSDWRRLSNIGYGLTYAFPVIVAGLLAKPQQILIIDSPEAHLHPLGQSQIGLFLSQIAAAGVQVIIETHSDHLLNGVRLAVKNEKIMPDQVAVHFFSHPQESTATGLPHVVSPLIDSDGNLSEWPDGFFNQSEKDLAKLAGWE